One window from the genome of Erwinia sorbitola encodes:
- the gcvP gene encoding aminomethyl-transferring glycine dehydrogenase: MTQKLSQLEHHGAFIERHIGPSQEQQDAMLNAIGAATLNDLITSIVPADIQLPSPPAVGDALTEHLALAELKAIAAQNQRYKSFIGMGYTPVLTPPVILRNMLENPGWYTAYTPYQPEVSQGRLEALLNFQQLTLDLTGLDIASASLLDEATAAAEAMAMAKRVSKLKNANRFFVADDIHPQTLDVVRTRAETFGFDVLVDKAEKVLELDEVFGVLLQQVGTGGEVHDYGDLIAELKRRKVVVSVAADVMALVLLQAPGKQGADIVFGSAQRFGVPMGYGGPHAAFFAARDEHKRSMPGRIIGVSKDAAGNTALRMAMQTREQHIRREKANSNICTSQVLLANIASLYAVFHGPAGLKRIASRIHRLTDILAQGLQLRGVKLRYSTWFDTLTVEVSDKAAVLDRALSFGINLRSDMLNAVGITLDETTTREDVVALFSILLGGEHGLEIDTLDTDASSIPAAMIREDAILTHPVFNRHHSETEMMRYMHSLERKDLALNQAMIPLGSCTMKLNAAAEMIPITWPEFAELHPFCPAEQAGGYLQMIGQLSRWLVQLTGYDALCMQPNSGAQGEYAGLLAIRRYHESRNEAERNICLIPASAHGTNPASAQMAGMSVVVVACDKQGNIDLHDLRMKAEQAGAALSCIMVTYPSTHGVYEETIREVCQIVHQFGGQVYLDGANMNAQVGITTPGYIGADVSHLNLHKTFCIPHGGGGPGMGPIGVKAHLAPFVPGHSVVQIDGMLTGQGAVSAAPFGSASILPISWMYIRMMGAEGLKQASSVAILNANYIAYRLKSAYPILYAGRVAHECILDIRPLKEQTGISELDIAKRLIDYGFHAPTMSFPVAGTLMVEPTESESKIELDRFIDAMLAIRSEIDRVAAGEWPLEDNPLVNAPHTQMEIVGEWNHPYTRELAVFPAGSANKYWPTVKRLDDVYGDRNLFCSCVPIGEYK; encoded by the coding sequence ATGACCCAGAAACTCAGCCAGCTTGAACATCACGGTGCATTTATCGAGCGCCATATTGGCCCTTCGCAGGAACAGCAGGATGCCATGCTTAACGCTATCGGCGCTGCCACCCTGAACGATCTGATTACTTCGATTGTGCCCGCCGACATCCAGCTTCCCAGCCCGCCTGCGGTAGGCGATGCGCTGACGGAACATCTGGCGCTGGCCGAGCTCAAAGCGATTGCGGCGCAAAATCAGCGCTATAAATCTTTTATCGGCATGGGTTATACCCCGGTGCTGACGCCGCCGGTAATCCTGCGCAATATGCTGGAAAATCCAGGCTGGTACACCGCTTACACCCCTTACCAGCCGGAAGTTTCGCAGGGACGCCTGGAAGCGCTGCTAAACTTCCAGCAGCTGACGCTGGATCTCACCGGGCTGGATATTGCCTCTGCCTCGCTGCTGGATGAAGCCACCGCCGCCGCCGAAGCGATGGCCATGGCTAAACGCGTCAGCAAGCTGAAAAATGCCAATCGTTTCTTTGTGGCCGATGATATTCATCCGCAGACGCTGGACGTGGTGCGCACGCGCGCTGAAACCTTTGGGTTTGACGTGCTGGTGGATAAGGCTGAGAAAGTGCTGGAGCTGGACGAAGTGTTTGGCGTGCTGTTGCAGCAGGTCGGCACCGGTGGAGAAGTGCATGATTACGGTGACCTGATTGCGGAACTGAAACGCCGTAAAGTGGTGGTCAGCGTGGCCGCCGACGTTATGGCGCTGGTGCTGTTGCAGGCACCGGGTAAACAGGGAGCGGATATTGTCTTCGGCTCTGCCCAGCGTTTCGGCGTGCCGATGGGTTACGGTGGCCCGCATGCCGCCTTCTTTGCCGCCCGCGACGAACACAAACGCTCAATGCCGGGCCGTATTATTGGCGTATCCAAAGATGCCGCTGGCAACACTGCGCTACGTATGGCGATGCAGACCCGCGAACAGCATATCCGTCGTGAAAAGGCCAACTCCAACATCTGTACCTCGCAGGTACTGCTGGCTAATATCGCCAGCCTGTATGCCGTCTTCCACGGCCCTGCCGGTTTGAAACGTATTGCCAGCCGTATTCATCGCCTGACCGATATCCTTGCGCAGGGCTTACAGCTGCGCGGCGTGAAGCTGCGTTACTCCACCTGGTTCGATACCCTGACGGTAGAAGTCAGCGATAAAGCAGCGGTGCTCGATCGTGCTCTGAGTTTTGGTATCAACCTGCGCAGCGATATGCTTAATGCCGTGGGCATCACCCTGGATGAAACCACCACCCGCGAAGACGTTGTGGCGCTGTTCTCGATCCTCCTGGGGGGAGAGCATGGCCTGGAGATCGATACGCTGGATACTGACGCCAGCTCTATCCCGGCAGCGATGATCCGCGAAGACGCGATTCTTACTCATCCGGTATTTAATCGTCATCACAGCGAAACCGAGATGATGCGCTATATGCACAGCCTGGAGCGCAAAGATCTGGCGCTGAATCAGGCGATGATCCCGCTTGGCTCCTGTACCATGAAGCTGAATGCCGCAGCAGAAATGATCCCGATCACCTGGCCTGAGTTTGCCGAACTGCATCCGTTCTGCCCGGCAGAGCAGGCAGGCGGCTACCTGCAAATGATCGGGCAGCTCTCGCGCTGGCTGGTGCAGCTCACCGGCTATGATGCGCTCTGCATGCAGCCAAACTCCGGCGCGCAGGGAGAATACGCCGGGCTGCTGGCGATCCGCCGTTACCATGAAAGCCGTAACGAAGCAGAACGTAATATCTGCCTGATCCCCGCATCCGCACACGGCACTAACCCGGCATCAGCACAGATGGCAGGGATGAGTGTGGTGGTGGTCGCCTGTGACAAGCAGGGCAATATCGATCTGCACGATCTGCGCATGAAAGCAGAGCAGGCGGGTGCAGCGCTCTCCTGTATCATGGTGACCTATCCGTCGACCCACGGCGTATATGAAGAGACGATCCGCGAAGTGTGCCAGATCGTGCATCAGTTTGGCGGCCAGGTCTATCTGGACGGTGCCAATATGAACGCGCAGGTGGGGATCACAACGCCAGGATATATTGGCGCGGACGTTTCACACCTAAACCTGCACAAAACCTTCTGCATTCCACACGGCGGCGGCGGGCCAGGCATGGGGCCAATTGGCGTTAAAGCTCATCTTGCCCCGTTCGTTCCAGGCCACAGCGTGGTACAGATCGACGGGATGCTGACCGGGCAGGGTGCGGTATCTGCTGCGCCGTTCGGCAGCGCCTCTATTCTGCCTATCAGCTGGATGTATATCCGCATGATGGGGGCGGAAGGTCTGAAGCAGGCAAGTTCGGTGGCGATCCTCAACGCTAACTACATAGCTTATCGTCTGAAGTCCGCTTATCCGATCCTCTACGCCGGCCGTGTAGCGCACGAATGTATTCTGGATATTCGTCCGCTAAAAGAGCAGACAGGCATCAGTGAGCTGGATATTGCTAAACGCCTGATCGACTACGGTTTCCATGCGCCAACCATGTCATTCCCGGTGGCGGGCACGTTGATGGTCGAACCAACCGAATCAGAAAGCAAAATCGAGCTGGATCGCTTTATCGATGCGATGCTGGCGATCCGCTCGGAGATCGACCGTGTGGCAGCAGGGGAGTGGCCGCTGGAGGATAATCCACTGGTCAATGCACCACATACTCAGATGGAAATTGTCGGCGAATGGAATCACCCTTATACCCGTGAACTGGCAGTATTCCCTGCCGGGAGCGCGAATAAATACTGGCCAACAGTGAAGCGCCTGGATGATGTCTATGGCGACCGAAACTTGTTCTGCTCGTGCGTCCCGATCGGCGAATACAAATAA
- a CDS encoding HD domain-containing protein — protein MSDRVAALDFGAMTEVVQFLMELDKLKDVERRTKLLSNARQENSAEHSWHLAMAAMSLAPFAPETIDVQHAIQLALVHDVVEIDAGDVMVYDIAARDAIQEQEVAAAQRIFGLLPPGLSQRFRALWNEYEAGETADARFANMLDRALPIMLNLHNQGQSWKENGIRLEQVESRNIKLARQWPELWGYLQQHLNRAHTLGWLL, from the coding sequence ATGTCAGACAGGGTAGCAGCCTTAGATTTCGGTGCGATGACAGAAGTGGTGCAGTTTTTGATGGAGCTGGACAAGCTAAAAGACGTAGAGCGCCGCACCAAACTTCTCAGTAATGCACGTCAGGAAAACTCCGCAGAGCACAGCTGGCACCTGGCGATGGCCGCCATGAGTCTGGCACCATTCGCCCCTGAAACCATTGATGTTCAGCACGCCATCCAGCTTGCGCTGGTGCATGACGTGGTGGAGATCGATGCTGGTGATGTGATGGTCTATGACATTGCCGCACGTGACGCGATTCAGGAGCAGGAGGTTGCCGCCGCACAGCGTATTTTTGGTCTGCTCCCCCCGGGCCTGAGCCAGCGTTTTCGCGCATTGTGGAATGAGTATGAAGCCGGAGAAACGGCGGATGCGCGCTTTGCCAATATGCTCGATCGCGCACTGCCCATCATGCTTAACCTGCACAATCAGGGCCAGAGCTGGAAAGAGAATGGTATTCGTCTGGAGCAGGTAGAATCACGCAACATCAAGCTGGCGCGGCAGTGGCCGGAGCTGTGGGGTTATCTGCAACAGCATCTGAACCGGGCTCACACTCTGGGCTGGTTACTGTAA
- the trhA gene encoding PAQR family membrane homeostasis protein TrhA, with protein MVKEKVLTGGYSVAEEIANSISHGIGCLLGVIGLVLMLNQAIDSHAGALAIVSYSLYGGSIILLFLASTLYHSIPGEKAKFWLKKLDHSAIYLLIAGTYTPFLLVGLRSPLAHWLMVVIWSLALAGILFKLVFAHRFEALSLVTYMLMGWLSVIVLYQMVMRLPAGSVWLLAAGGIIYSLGVIFYVAKRIPYNHAIWHGFVLGGSLCHFLAIYLYVM; from the coding sequence ATGGTGAAAGAGAAAGTACTGACGGGCGGATACTCAGTGGCGGAAGAGATTGCGAACAGCATCAGCCACGGCATTGGGTGCCTGTTAGGTGTCATTGGTCTGGTGCTGATGCTGAATCAGGCGATTGATAGCCATGCCGGTGCGCTGGCGATCGTCAGCTACAGTCTGTATGGCGGCAGTATAATCCTGCTGTTTCTTGCCTCCACGCTCTATCATTCCATTCCGGGTGAAAAGGCGAAGTTCTGGCTAAAAAAACTCGACCACTCAGCTATCTATCTGCTGATTGCCGGAACCTATACGCCGTTTCTGCTGGTCGGCCTGCGATCGCCGCTGGCCCACTGGCTGATGGTGGTCATCTGGAGCCTGGCACTCGCAGGTATCCTGTTTAAGCTGGTCTTTGCGCACCGCTTTGAAGCGCTGTCGCTGGTCACTTATATGCTGATGGGCTGGCTGTCGGTGATTGTGCTGTATCAGATGGTGATGCGCCTGCCCGCTGGCAGCGTATGGCTACTGGCCGCAGGGGGGATCATCTACTCGCTGGGAGTGATTTTCTATGTGGCGAAGCGGATACCCTACAACCATGCGATCTGGCACGGTTTTGTACTCGGCGGGTCGCTGTGCCACTTTCTTGCCATCTACCTGTATGTGATGTAA
- the ygfZ gene encoding tRNA-modifying protein YgfZ, with amino-acid sequence MPTISFPPRQPAASARLPLTLMSLEEWALVNATGADRVSYLQGQVTLDVAALAADQHRPAAHCDAKGKMWSNLRLFHRADGLAFIERRSLRDNQLAELKKYAVFAKVTLAADDESVLLGVAGFQARAALTNLFSALPDAQTPVVQDGESTLLWFDLPAERFLLVTSAEKAQSLREALADCAQLNNSSQWLALDIEAGFPVIDSATSAQLIPQATNLQALDAISFKKGCYTGQEMVARAKFRGANKRALYWLAGKAGVVPAANDALEMKMGENWRRTGTILAAVQLDNGEVWVQAVMNNDLEPDTVLRVQGDEGGQLAIQPLPYEITAG; translated from the coding sequence ATGCCGACTATTTCTTTCCCGCCGCGTCAACCCGCCGCTTCGGCTCGTCTGCCGCTGACCCTGATGTCATTGGAAGAGTGGGCGCTGGTAAACGCGACTGGCGCCGATCGCGTCAGCTATTTACAGGGACAGGTAACGCTGGACGTGGCCGCACTCGCCGCCGATCAGCATCGCCCTGCCGCCCATTGTGATGCCAAAGGGAAGATGTGGAGTAATCTGCGCCTGTTTCATCGTGCCGACGGTCTTGCCTTTATTGAGCGCCGCAGTCTGCGCGATAACCAGCTGGCGGAACTGAAAAAGTATGCGGTGTTTGCCAAAGTAACGCTGGCCGCCGACGATGAAAGCGTACTGCTGGGAGTGGCGGGTTTTCAGGCCAGAGCCGCGCTGACCAATCTGTTTAGCGCACTGCCTGATGCCCAAACGCCGGTGGTGCAGGATGGAGAGAGTACTCTGCTGTGGTTCGATCTGCCTGCCGAGCGTTTTTTACTGGTCACCAGCGCTGAAAAAGCGCAGTCACTGCGCGAGGCGTTGGCGGATTGCGCGCAGTTAAATAACAGTTCTCAATGGCTGGCACTAGATATCGAAGCCGGTTTCCCGGTGATTGACAGCGCGACCAGTGCGCAGCTGATCCCGCAGGCGACTAACTTACAGGCGCTGGATGCCATCAGCTTTAAGAAAGGCTGCTATACCGGTCAGGAGATGGTAGCGCGTGCGAAATTCCGCGGTGCCAATAAACGTGCACTTTACTGGCTGGCGGGCAAAGCAGGTGTCGTACCTGCGGCAAACGATGCGCTGGAAATGAAGATGGGTGAGAACTGGCGTCGGACCGGCACGATCCTCGCCGCAGTCCAGCTGGACAATGGCGAGGTGTGGGTGCAGGCGGTAATGAATAACGATCTGGAACCGGATACCGTGCTGCGAGTGCAGGGCGATGAAGGCGGACAGCTGGCTATTCAGCCGCTGCCTTACGAAATCACTGCCGGGTAA
- the sdhE gene encoding FAD assembly factor SdhE, with protein sequence MDISNKSRIHWACRRGMRELDISIMPFFQYEFDSLTDEDKQLFVRLLESDDPDLFNWLMNHGEPADAELQRMVALIQERNKARGPVAM encoded by the coding sequence ATGGATATTTCAAATAAATCACGTATTCACTGGGCCTGCCGTCGTGGCATGCGCGAACTCGATATCTCCATCATGCCTTTTTTTCAGTATGAATTTGACTCACTGACTGACGAAGACAAGCAGCTGTTTGTGCGTCTGCTGGAAAGTGACGATCCCGATCTGTTCAACTGGCTGATGAATCATGGTGAACCGGCTGATGCCGAACTGCAACGCATGGTGGCGTTGATTCAGGAAAGAAACAAGGCACGTGGCCCGGTGGCAATGTAA
- a CDS encoding protein YgfX: MARWQCNLRPSRQARTLSLLLHSAVMLALLLAPWPDSAALPRAILMLLVLIECLRGQQRLLRCRGDFILREGRVLIWQQRQWRMTSRPWLSRLAMCLSLQETSGCRQRLWLFADGMENSEWRLLRQQLLNEKELRDE, translated from the coding sequence GTGGCCCGGTGGCAATGTAATCTACGGCCTTCCCGGCAGGCGCGCACGCTTTCACTATTGCTGCATAGTGCGGTGATGCTGGCGCTGCTGCTTGCTCCCTGGCCGGACAGTGCCGCACTGCCGCGAGCGATATTAATGCTGCTGGTGCTGATAGAGTGCCTGCGCGGCCAGCAGCGGCTCCTCCGCTGTCGGGGTGATTTTATCCTGCGTGAGGGGAGAGTGCTGATCTGGCAGCAGCGTCAGTGGCGCATGACTTCACGCCCGTGGCTGAGTCGCCTGGCGATGTGCCTCTCATTACAGGAAACATCAGGTTGCCGTCAGCGTCTGTGGCTATTTGCCGATGGCATGGAAAACAGTGAATGGCGGCTCCTGCGCCAGCAGCTGCTGAACGAAAAGGAACTGCGTGATGAGTAG
- the creB gene encoding two-component system response regulator CreB: MSSATIWLVEDEAAIADTLLYMLQLEGFETRWFPRGMPLLEALPQQAPDLVILDVGLPDINGFELCRRLLAQQPDLPVLFLTARSEEVDRLLGLEIGADDYVAKPFSPREVCARVRTLLRRLQKQQRIAQSPRYNVGNFTLDESAARVQWCDQPLTLTRYEYLLLKTLLLSPGRVFSRQQLMNLVWKEAEESLDRTVDTHIKTLRAKLRDINPQEQVLMTHRGLGYSLVAG; encoded by the coding sequence ATGAGTAGCGCCACCATCTGGCTGGTAGAAGATGAAGCCGCCATTGCCGACACACTGCTGTATATGCTGCAACTGGAGGGGTTTGAAACCCGCTGGTTTCCCCGGGGAATGCCGCTGCTGGAAGCGCTGCCGCAGCAGGCTCCTGACCTGGTGATCCTGGATGTTGGCCTGCCTGATATCAATGGTTTTGAGCTGTGTCGGCGGTTGCTGGCGCAGCAGCCGGATCTTCCGGTACTGTTTCTTACCGCCCGTAGCGAAGAAGTTGACCGGCTGCTGGGGCTGGAAATCGGCGCAGATGACTACGTTGCTAAACCTTTCTCCCCGCGTGAAGTCTGTGCGCGGGTGCGTACTTTGCTGCGTCGCCTGCAAAAACAGCAGCGTATCGCACAGTCACCCCGCTATAACGTCGGCAATTTCACCCTTGATGAATCTGCCGCGCGCGTACAGTGGTGTGATCAGCCACTGACACTGACTCGCTATGAATATCTGCTACTGAAAACGCTGCTGCTCTCCCCCGGGCGGGTGTTCTCACGTCAGCAGCTGATGAATCTGGTATGGAAAGAGGCAGAAGAGAGCCTTGATCGCACTGTTGATACCCATATCAAAACCCTGCGCGCCAAGCTGCGTGATATTAATCCTCAGGAGCAGGTGCTGATGACTCACCGGGGGCTGGGTTACAGCCTGGTGGCGGGCTGA